The sequence CAAGCAAATCAGCACCAATGCCAAAACCAAGATCTAGAACTTTTTTATTTTCTATGTTAATTCCTGCATGAAACATAAATCTAAATAAACATGGATTTGGACACGCAAAAACCGACCATTGCACTTTATTCCAATATTCAACAGTTTCATTCATCTTAAAAGAATTGATAAGTTAAATTATATATAAGATTTTCGTTAAATGGCAGTTTTCTCAACTTTTCGGACGCCATTTCCCCACAATTTGCACCAAAAAAGGATTTAACAGGAACATATGCTATGTGTGATGATCTTAAGATCCTAACATTACATTTATATATTTTAATCCCTCGCTTACTGGAATGGACTGGAAAATAGAAGAAAAATATTTAGTAAAAGAATTTGAATTTGCTGATTATTCTGAAGCAGTAAAATTTGTTGACAAAATCCTTCCCTTGGCAGAGGAAGCGAATCATCACCCCGATATTTTAATCCATGGATGCAAAAAAGTAAAAATAATGATATATACCCATAATGAGGATAAGATTACAGACAAAGACTATTCCTTGGCAACCCAGATAGATGAAATTTTGTAGGATGGATTTTATGATTCCTGGCTCCGCTCCGAGAGCTTATCTGAATCGCGATGTTGGATTCCTATCTCGGGACAACCATAATCTTTATTAACCTCTTTCAAGATTAATCATATATGAACTAGCCGCTTATCGTAATCATCGGGACTCAATTGCTTTTTACAGCAAGCGATTTGTTGGCAAGGAATTATATGCCCAAACAGGGTTTTGCTTTAGCGACTTTTCTAAGCGGTTGGTTCCTGGCATATTTTTCAATAAGGATTGTCGCCATGTTTGGTCAGCTGTATGTATTTACCGCAATTGAGTTAGGGAGAACAATGGCTCTATTCGGGGCAGTTTCGATAATGCTGGCCAATCTGCTGGGATTCCTGGTTCTGAAAGAGGTTTTGAACCCCTGGGCATATGTTGGGGTGACATTGGCTGTTGTCGCTTTCATTGTCTTGGCTCTGACATGATGAAAAGGTGTTCTTCGGTAAAGAAGCTTGAACATGGAAGAAAGGTATTCTCATCTGATCTAGAATGATGCATAATCATGAGTATATCATGGGGTTTCGACTTAGGATATTAGGAAATTCTGATTGAGAACATGAGAAAAGCATCATCTCCTGAACTTCACAAACCCTTTCTCATCTACAATAGGTCCGCGTAAGAAGAACTCTCCTGGCTTGAGCTTCTTTAGCTCATCTGCCTCCTTCTGCTCCACCCCTAGATACTTTCGCAGCACATCGACATCGCTCTTCCATTCAGTGCGGCCAATGATGATATTCACGCATTGTGAGATCACATTCTTGGAAAGATATGTCAGTCTCTGGGTCGCAAACATCATGCCGATGCCGCGCTTTCGGCCCTTCTTAACCAGTTTTATTATAGCATTCAGGCATTTTGACTTGTTGAACCCTTTCTCAGGCACATATTCGTCTGCTTCATCAAAGACAAGGAGATAAGATATCTTCCTGGAAGTCTCCAGATCCAGGAATGCCTCGCAGAACAGCCCGACAAATTCCTGCATGTCTGCATCATCTGTTGTGCTGAAATCAAGGACCGCGCTTTTCTTCTCAGAGATTATCTTCTTTGCCAGCGTCTCAGGATCGCTTCCTTCTGTTATCCTCTCGATGCCGAGTCCGGAATACTCCCCTTCGAGATCGAAGATGATGATCGGGATCATGTCTTTGATCTCGCGGATCATCTTCTTGATTGTATAGCTCTTGCCGTATCCTGTTATCGAAGCCACAAGGGTCCTGTTAGCCACAAGCCCTTCGAATGATATCTTCTTTGTGTGCGTCACTTCAAGGTCTTTTGGTTCCGAAAAAACCCTCTCTTTCTTCTCCTTCTTGAAAAGGTCGAAAAATCCCATAGGATATCATTTTGTCAGGCTCTTTTTAAATATTATCACAGCTTCAGCTTGATTTGCAGTCTTCTGCTGATTATAAATAAATCCATGATTATCCATGGTATTGATTAAAGGGAATATAGCGCATATTAGTGTATTAAGCGTGGGTTCAGTGCCAATTTTAGTATCAATAATACTCAAAGGATTGAGATTTATATATGAAAATAAATGAAGAAAAACAAAACATTTATATACAAATCATTAACCACTGAGTAATAGTCTAAAGACGTTTTTCCCGAGGTTCTGATCCTCGAAGAGGGGTGGTATGATATTCATCAAATACTTGGCAAGGTGATAAAATGAGAAATAAGATTTTTTTGGGAGCAATCTTCATGATTTGCTTGCTGCTCACCATAGTCGCAGCCAGCGCAACAGCTCCCCAGGTCGCATTGATAAGTCCGGGGAACAATACCCGTGACATAGACGGCAATGTTCTGTTCCTTTTTTCAGCAGCAGATGATTCTAATCTGACAACATGCTCATTGTACACGAGCGCATCAGGCACATTCTCCCTTGAGCAGACCCAGACAATAAGCAAGCAGTCTGTGCAGGGAAATTTCACATCCCTTGGCTACGCGCCGGGGCTGTCATTCCAGTGGAATGTCCTGTGCACTGATGATTCAGGCAACCAGAGCTTTGCCCCTTCGAACAGGGCTCTCAAGATCAACTCAAATCCTGTCTTCACACTGACTTCCTTGCCGGCAGTGGCTGAGGACTCAGGAGCCCACACAATGAACCTTTCGCTGTATGCATCAGATGCTGATGGGGACTCTGTTGGTTTTGCCAAGACAACAGCTTGTGATTCTTCAATCGCTGCATTCTCTGTCTATCAGGGCATCCTGACATACACACCCCAGCCGGACATGTCCGGCTCCACATGGTGCAAGATAGCTTACACAGACAGCTTTGTTACTCTGGAAAAGAACCTGACACTGGAAGTCACTCCTGTCAATGATGCTCCTGAGCTCGCAATACCCTCACTGACAGTCGTTCAGGGCATGAGCGCTCAGGTTAATCTCTCATTGTACACCTCAGACGCAGAGAACGACCCGATAACTTATGCGGTTCTCAGCGAGAACACGGCCCAGGTCGATTGCTCTGTCAGCGGCAGTATCCTTGAGATAGAAGCTGCTGCTGGATTCCAGGGAACAGCTAAATGCGAGATAATGGCTTCTGACGGATCTGCAACAGACATCCAGAATGTCACGATAACATCCCAGCCTGCTGTCGAATCCATCTCTGTCGCAAAGGCAGACGGCCAGATAAAGACTGACGGCACAACCATATGGGTCAACACACCTATAACATTGACGATTGTCAACAGCGGGAATGTGCCGACCACAGCAACTGTGAATATCCCTGTCCTGAAGCTGGCTGCTGATCCAAGCAAGACCATCAGCGCTCTGAGCTATTCTCCTTCGCAGTCTGTTAGCCTTGCTGTCGGTGAGACAAAGCAGATAACTGCGACTGCAATGGGTATCCCTGCCGATAAGGACTTGGGCACTTACAGCGCTTCAATGAATGTTACTTATGGCGCTTCTGGCATCTACACTAACACGGTGTCTTATGTCGTCGCCCAGGCAACGACTTCGATGACAGTCGCTCCGGCAAGCGCATCCCATACAACTGGAGGTGCATTTTCAGGCAACTTCACGATAAAGAACACCGGGGATGTGACCATAACAGGCATTGAGATAAGCCAGCTGGCATTCAGCGGTTATAATATTGTCTTCACTCCTGCGAATATTGCATCTTTGGTTCATAATCAGGAGGTCACCGTCTCTTACAGCGGAACAGCGCCTTCCGGTGCAGGCTCAAAGACCGGCACTGTCTACATTGACTCAAATCAGATAAACAAGACTTTCAGCCTGACAGTCAGGCCTGAATCTAAGCTTAAGATTGTTGAAGTCGATGCCAAGGTGGGCAGCAAGACAGATGACAATCTCCAGGATGGTGCCACAATAGATCAGGAGGCCAAGCCCGGGGACAAGGTCGAGCTCAAGATAAATATTGAGAACCAGTTCACTGACAATGACGACGAGATAAAGGACATCATGGTAGAGGTCACTGTTGTTGACCTTGAGGATCTTGGGGATGATGACATTGAGATTGATGTGGATGAGTTCGATTTGAGCGGGGACCGTGACACTACAAAGACTGTGAGCTTCACTGTCCCTTACAGGGTCCTTGAAGGCAGTTATGAGATCAGGATCCATGTGGAAGGAGAAGATGAGGACGACAATGTCCATGAGGATGACTGGACCCTGAATCTTGAGGTCGAGAAGGACAGCAGCTCTGTGATCATCTCGAGCTTTTCTATTGAGGATGAGGAGCTCACATGCCAGAGGGACACTATCATCAAGGTCACAGCCACTAATATTGGCTCAGACACCGAGGACAAGGTCAAGCTTAACATAATCAGCTCCCCTCTTGGCCTGAATGAGGTCAAGAATTTTGAGCTTGATGATGACCCTGAGGATGATGACAGCGAGCAGACATTCTCATTCCCGATAAGCCTGGAAGATGATCTCCCGCCTGGGAATTATCAGATAATCATAAGGCTCTATGTCGACAATGACAAGGAGGATGAGGAGAGTCTTTTCCTGAATGTCAAGGCCTGCACAACAGGCAACGGCAATGACGATGATGACGATGGTACAGGAGACGATGACAATGGCACAGGAGATGATGATGGAGGATTTGATGTGGATGGCGATGATGATACCGGATCTGATTATGGTTATCCTCCGACATCAATAAAGGATTCGACTGGCTTCATGGATTCAGATTTGTATATCATACTTCTGATTGTCCTGAACGCGGTCTTTGTCGCTGTGCTCATCTGGCTGTTGGTCCTGTTCCTTGCCAAATAAGAGCTCTAATTTTTTTATTTTCTCTTTATTATGCTTTATTTTCTGGTTTGCTATTCCTGTTAATGACACGATTTGCGCATATGTATGATCCGTGCCCAGCGGAGTTTCCAGGAGATCGTTCCCGATAATCTCTCGACAATTGTCTTCGGAGACAATGACACTGCACCTGCCCTCTTTAGGCCTATGGAATTCGCTTTCTTGACCAGTCTGTCAGCTGCCGGGATTGATCTGCATGCGACATGCAGTATCAGCGGCTCCATCTTGAGCCATACTTCACAGGATGCGCCTCTGGATGCCTGCCAGACTTCATCGGCATGCACGGTCCATGCCTCTTGAACAGCCATTTCGATTCCTGCTTTGCTTCTTTCCTGTCAAGCAGCACTATCCTGCCTGCGCATGAGCTTGTGGTGTAATAGTCCGGATCAGAGTTTATGGCTGTGCACAGCCTTAGGATGCCTTCATCTATCCTTCCTTTGACTTGTCCTTCTTCGCCAGTGCCTGCTTCTTCTCATTGTCGAATGTCATCAGAGGCAATTATCGGCAATGATTTAATAAATCTTTTTGTGGTTCTGCCACTGCTGTGCCTGGTTTTCTCAATAGAAAGAGATATTACATAAGTCCGTAATGTTATATCCTGCACCAAAGGTGCAGGTCAGGAATTATCAGCCCGGTTTGCACAGCAAATCGGATAAAAATATTATTTCTCTTATGGTATATTTCAATATGTATTCACTGCATGGCAAAGAAGCCTGCAAAAGAACAGAAATTTTCAAAATATTTATAACCCAGACAACCAATCAAGGGATATGCACAAAAAAATCAAAGAGATATCTGATCTATATGATGAATTTGTGAGGGATCTTCTCAGGTCTGGAAAGCTCCCTGCATGGGATACTGGAGAGGGTTATTATAGCTCTTCAGAGACTGAGGATATGATCATGCTTTTCCAGAAGATAGACTGGTCGAAAGTGAGATCTTTCCTTGACTTGGGCTCTGGTGATGGCAAGTTAGCTCTCATGGCCTCTTTATTCACAGACTCTACCGGCATTGAGATTGACAAAGAGCTCCACAATAAGGCAGAAGAATTCAGAAGGAAGCTCAGGCTGAAGTGCACTTTTATCTGCGGCAATTATATGGAGCATGACATCTCAGGGTATGATTTGATCTTCCTCAATCCTGACAAGCCTTTCTATCGTGGACTCGAGGCAAAGATGAAGAAAGAACTGAAGGGAAAGCTCCTCGTCTACAGTCCCGTATATCACCCGCAGACTCTCAAGAAGACCAAGGAGTTCAACATAAACTCCAGGATCATCCCCCAGTATGAGAACAAGTGATTTTTCTACAGCCACAGGACGGTGGTTGCGGGATGGGCAGCCGACTGAATAAACCAGACCGCAGGTCAGTCAGAGAAAAGATGTTCTCAGAAAGAATGGATCAAAGAAAAATAATCAGCAATTCCCGCATCCGTATTTTGGTAGAGGGGTGGAATCCTGATAATCAAAATTAGGCGCATCTGTCCTTGATGCTTTGCTATACATCTGGAGAGGCGTAATTGTATGATACATATCTTTTGAAGGATTCACCGGCGTCTTCATATCACCTAATGGTATCAGAAGATAAGCTTGTTTTTGCTGCATGCCTGTATATCCCCCATAATTCTCTCCCATTGCCAGAAAAGCCACAGCTATCGGTTTTGGGAACAGGTCCTTCATCGGATCTCCGCCTGCTCTTAGTCCTGCGCCTATTGATTCTGCCATATAATGGTCATACATCGCTTTCTGAGGGTCTATCATTCTAATACCTCCTCGAGTTTCCGCTCATTCAGGCGGAAATCATATCCCTGCTCTTTCATCCCATCGATGTGCATCTGGATAAGTTGGTCGACTACCTGTTTCATCTTTGCTATCTGCTCCCTCTCTTTGATCAGCACTGATAGCGCCCCTTTGTGGAACGCCAGTTTCTCGTCCATCTTGCACCTGTGACTGTATTATCAGTATGAGGTATGGTGGATTTCAGGGTTTTTAAAGAAATTTAAGCTTTCATTTATGGATGTGGGACATAAATATCATGCCAGCCCGAGCTTCTTGACTTTCCTGTGCAGTGTCTCATATCGGAGCCCTATCCTTTTTGCTGCTATGGCGACATTGTAGATGCTCTCTTCAAGGGCTTTCTTGATATACGCTTTTTCCCATTCCTTCTCAGCCTCATCCAGGGGAAGCTGCTCCTCATGCAGCTCTTTCACTATGTCCTTGGAAAGCTCTGTCACATTCTTGTACATCTGATTGAGTTTTTCTGGGTGTATCACATTCTCATAATTCTTCAGCACATCGCCGATGATGTCAGTCACCATGATCTCCTTGACATAGCTCGGCTTGAGCATGTCATTCCTGATCTTGGCAACATTCAATCCTGTCTCTTTTATTATCCTGTGCACAGAACGCCTGTCTGTCCCTGCAATCTTAGCAGCCTCTGAGATGTTTCCGTATTTTGTCTGGAGTATCTTCTTAAGATATTCTTTCCTGAACAGCTTCTTCGCCCTCTTGAACGGTATCTCTGTGTTGATGTTGAACTGCGGCTTTGTCAGTTTTTCGCCTATGTCCTTGTTCAGTTCGTCTATCGTCACCCCGAGGATCTTCTGCGTCGCCTGCTCGACTATCGGCACTATGACATCAAGTTTCTTCTCGAGCTCTTTCTCGAGGTTCTCACTCTCCTTTTTTTCGTCATTCTCAGGCATATCATGACCTTTCTGTCACAGGTATTTTTAAGATTTCTTATTTTGGAGCTTTTCACTATTACACAAAAGTAAAAGTCTGGATGCAAGGTGATTACATGCTCTTTTTCCTTGTTTTCAACGTAATATTTTTAAATTGGGTTCCTTTTGATAGATGCCATGGAGTTCAAGCTTGAGAAAAAGGGGAAACCGACAAGTGACCTATATCCTAAGGAGGCCCTTGACATAGCCTATGACTTCTCGAAGAAGGCATATAAGGAGTTCGGCCGCTTCATCAGGGCCATAGTCCTTTTCGGCTCCACCACCAAGAAGCACAATGCTGGAGGGGATATTGATATCCTGATTGTCATCGATGACCTCTCTGTGAGCATAAAGCCAGAGGTTGTTGAGACCTATAGGATCATTGTCGAGAAGATAATCTCTGAGACAAGCGACAGGATCCATATAACATCTTTGAGATTCACGAGCTTCTGGGAATATGTGAGATCCGGCGATCCGATAGCGATCAATATCCTGCGGGATGGCATGGCTCTCCTTGATACAGGTTTCTTCAATCCGCTTCAGATACTCCTTTACCAGGGCAGGATAAGGCCGACTGCCGAATCCATCTATGTCTATTATGAGAAAGCCCCGCGCACTTTGTTCAATGCTAAGTGGCATCTTCTCCAGGCGACAATCGACCTCTACTGGGCTGTCATGGATGCAGCGCATGCTGTCCTCATGAAGCACGGCGAAGCCCCTCCGAGCCCGAGCCATATAGCTGACCTCATGGAAGAGAAGCTTGTGAGGTCAGGCATGATCAACGAGAAATATGCCAGGACTGTCAGGGAATTCTATAATCTCTCGAAGATGATCCAGCACCGTGAGATAAAGGACATCAGCGGTGAGGAATTCGACCGTTATTTCAAGGAAGCTGATGAGTTTGTCCAGCACATGCGTGAATTATTGGTATGATTTGTTATAGTTCTCATGATTCTCTGCCATATATATTGTTCATACCGGAAAATCTCAAGGAATTTGAAATTTTTTATCCTCTGCTGTACAGAGGTCATCAAATTGCAGACAAATTCGCACCTCGAATGCATGATTTGAAGTGAGACACGAGAATATCTGCAGAGCGAATTTGATTTATCACATCTAGTCCCTTGAGATTTACATCAGAACCGGTGAGCGAGGCAAAGCATTAAGCGAGTTAGCAGAAAAAAAGAGAATACACCTATCTAAGCGGACTTTGTTATGAAGTCATGCACAGTGAGATAGTATGGCATCACTGATTTCAGCTCCAGATACTCTTTTGTGGTATGATGACCTTTCCCTGATGGCCCGAAGTTGACTGCAGGTATGCCACGTTTATAGAAAAACCTTGTATCACTGCCTCCTGAGCTACGTATGAGTTTCACCCTCCGGCCGATCCTGCGTGTTGCTATCTTTCGCAGCTCCTGGACATGCTTGTTGCGAGGCTTTGTATCCAGGATGTCTGCCTCAAGCAGTTTCTTGTATCTTATCTTGTTCTTGCGCAGCACAGCCAACACTTTTTTGCTGTCAAAGTCTGGTGTTGTCCTTATGTCAAGTATCATCTCT comes from Candidatus Woesearchaeota archaeon and encodes:
- a CDS encoding ATP-binding protein, translating into MGFFDLFKKEKKERVFSEPKDLEVTHTKKISFEGLVANRTLVASITGYGKSYTIKKMIREIKDMIPIIIFDLEGEYSGLGIERITEGSDPETLAKKIISEKKSAVLDFSTTDDADMQEFVGLFCEAFLDLETSRKISYLLVFDEADEYVPEKGFNKSKCLNAIIKLVKKGRKRGIGMMFATQRLTYLSKNVISQCVNIIIGRTEWKSDVDVLRKYLGVEQKEADELKKLKPGEFFLRGPIVDEKGFVKFRR
- a CDS encoding 4a-hydroxytetrahydrobiopterin dehydratase, translated to MDWKIEEKYLVKEFEFADYSEAVKFVDKILPLAEEANHHPDILIHGCKKVKIMIYTHNEDKITDKDYSLATQIDEIL